One genomic segment of Vulpes lagopus strain Blue_001 chromosome 9, ASM1834538v1, whole genome shotgun sequence includes these proteins:
- the LOC121498614 gene encoding LOW QUALITY PROTEIN: dnaJ homolog subfamily B member 11-like (The sequence of the model RefSeq protein was modified relative to this genomic sequence to represent the inferred CDS: deleted 2 bases in 2 codons), whose product MYRYVVACGSTLCLLLLYLLRAAIAGRDFYKILGVPRSASIKDIKKAYRKLALQLHPDLNPDDPRAQEKFQDLGAAYEVLSDSEKLKQYDTYGEEGLKDGHQSSHGDIFSHFFGDFGFMFGGTPRQQDRNIPRGSDIIVDLEVTLEEVYAGNFVEVVRNKPMARQAPGKQKCNCRQEMRTTQPGPGRFQMTQEVVCDECPNVKLVNEERTLEVEIEPGVRDGMEYPFIGEGEPHVDGEPGDLRFRIKVVKHPIFERRGDDLYTNVTISLVESLVGFDMDITHLDGHKVHISRDKITRPGAKLWKKGEGLPNFDNNNIKGSLIITFDVDFPKEELTEEAREGIKQLLNQGSVQKVYNGLQGY is encoded by the exons ATGTACCGCTATGTGGTAGCATGTGGTAGCACCCTCTGCCTATTGCTGCTGTACCTCCTCAGGGCTGCGATCGCCGGGCGAGATTTCTATAAGATCTTGGGGGTGCCTCGCAGCGCCTctataaaagacattaaaaaggcCTACAGGAAACTAGCCCTGCAGCTTCATCCTGACCTG AACCCGGATGACCCACGAGCTCAGGAGAAATTCCAGGACCTAGGTGCTGCTTATGAGGTTCTGTCAGATAGTGAGAAactaaaacagtatgatacttaTGGTGAAGAGGGATTA AAAGATGGTCATCAGAGCTCCCATGGAGACATTTTTTCACACTTCTTTGGAGATTTTGGTTTCATGTTTGGAGGAACCCCTCGTCAGCAAGACAGAAATATTCCAAGAGGCAGTGATATTATTGTAGATCTAGAAGTCACTTTGGAAGAAGTATATGCAGGAAATTTTGTGGAAGTAGTTAGAAACAAACCCATGGCAAGGCAGGCTCCAGGCAAACAAAAATGCAACTGCCGGCAGGAGATGCGGACTACACAGCCGGGCCCAGGGCGCTTCCAGATGACCCAGGAGGTGGTCTGTGACGAGTGCCCTAATGTCAAACTAGTGAATGAAGAACGAACACTAGAGGTAGAAATAGAACCTGGAGTGAGAGATGGAATGGAGTACCCCTTTATTGGAGAAGGTGAGCCTCATGTGGATGGAGAGCCAGGAGACCTGCGGTTCCGAATCAAAGTTGTCAAGCACCCAATATTTGAAAGGAGAGGAGATGATTTGTATACAAACGTGACAATCTCACTAGTCGAGTCTCTGGTGGGCTTTGATATGGATATTACTCACTTGGATGGCCACAAGGTACATATTTCCCGGGATAAGATCACAAGACCAGGAGCCAAGCtatggaagaaaggagaagggctCCCCAACTTTGACAACAACAATATCAAGGGCTCTTTGATAATCACTTTTGATGTGGATTTTCCAAAAGAAGAGTTAACAGAAGAAGCAAGAGAAGGTATCAAACAGCTTCTGAACCAAGGATCAGTGCAGAAGGTATACAATGGACTGCAAGGATATTAA